The following DNA comes from Streptococcus pasteurianus.
AAGCGCAACTTTTTTCATCCCTCATATCTCTCCATAGCTTCTTCTACTTCGGCTAAAGTGATACCAAAGAGTTCTAGGCGTTTGAGAAGTTGTTTGCCGTTGCTGTAACCAATGCGGAGCTTTTCGCCCAAATATTCACGGCGCCTGCGGCTATCATTTCCCATTAAAAGCCCCATACGCATTAGGTCAGCTCTTGTGATGTCGAATTGATTATCATCATCAAAATTTCCTAATACGCCAGAAAGGGCTTTTTGCAAATCTTCGAAACTTGCGTGCTCAACGCCGAGTGAACGCCCTTTACTTTTTGATTTTGGCGCAGCTTCATCACGATTTAAAAAAGCGTGTTTAACATTTGGGATAGCATTCATGATGATTTTGCGAATGCGTTCTCCGTTATAATCTGGGTCCGTAAAGACAATGACCCCACGAAGGTCATTTAATTTTTCGATACGTTCAAGGTCGTCATCATTGATAGCTGACCCGCGGGTTTCATAGGTATCTACATCATAAAAACGGCGCAAATTTTCGGTATCGTCTTTCCCCTCAACAACAAGCACTTCTTGAATTTTGATTTTTTCAGTCACAGTTAAACAACCTCTTTGCATTATCTGATGTCGCTTTTGCCACTTCTTCACTGGTCAAACCACGGAGCTCTGCAATTTTATCTACAACATAGCGAGTATAAGCGGTGCGGTTTTCACGACCACGTTTTGGAACGGGAGCAAGGTAAGGCGCATCCGTTTCAACTAAAATCTTATCAAGCGGCAATTTCTGCGCAGCTTCTTGAACATCAAGTGCTTTTTTAAAGGTAACAACCCCTGAAAATGAAATCATCATGCCAAGCTCGATAAAACGCTCTGCCATTTCCAAAGAGCCTGAAAATGAATGAATAATCCCGCCGCGAGGTCCAACGCCTGCTTCTTTGATGACAGCGTAAGTATCTTCAAGCGCATCACGAGTGTGGACAATAAAAGGGAGGTTGTGATCTTTTGAAAGCTGAATCTGACGTTTAAAAACCTCAATTTGGACGTCTTTTGGGTCTTCCATCCAATGATAATCTAGTCCAATCTCACCAAGACCAATCACTTTGGGGTGTGATAGATGGGCAACAATCATATCCTCAATTTCTTGAGTATATGAACCTGCTTCCGTTGGGTGCCACCCAATCGTGGCGTAGATTTCAGGGTATTTTTCAGCTAACTCAATAGCACGTTTAATAGTTGGTGCGTCAAACCCAACAACGTTATGTCGAGTGACGCCCATTTCTTTAGCAAGTGCCAATTCTTCTGCTTCACGCCCAGCAAAATCATCGGCGTTTAAATGCGTATGTGTGTCAAATATTTCCATGATTTTATTATAACACAGACCACAAGAGAGACCAAAACCAAGTGCGAAGAAAATGGTGAAATATCAAAGATAAATATGATAATAAAATTCAAAAATGGTTCTTTAGTTACTTTATCTCTTACCTTTAACTCTTTCTCTCTTCCCCTCCTTTTATGCAACCGCTTGCTTGATAGCGTTTATTTTGTATAATAAATATAAACAAAACATTAAAAAAAAGAAGAGCTGGATGCCTATGTTGACATATCTATGGAAATTTAAAAAAGAAAATCTACTTTTGCTTGCTATCATCATTTTCTGGGTTATTACTAATGTCATGAGTTCGCTATCCTTGACATGGATGTTGGATTCATTGATAAAAAGTAGATGGGATAGCTTTGTTTTTTGGAGTGTGATTGATATTCTTTGTTGGGGAGGATACAGTATTTTTCAGATTTTGAAAGATTCCTTGAAAGAAAAGCTGTGTCAGGAAGAAGTCAATCTTATTCGTAATGATTTATTAGATTCTTTAATTAGTCATTCATATGCAGGTAACTCTCATCATAGCAAGGACGAATACAATTCATGGTTAATTAATGACATGAATTTATTAAAAGATAACGGTTTTAATCAGTTATACAACACCATTGAAAGTATTATAACTGTGCTATTTAACGCTTTTGCTATCATTTATTTTCATTGGCTACTACTTGCGGTTAGTATTTTAATGACTGCTTTAGTTTACTTTCTTCCTAAAATTTTTGAAAATAATATTGCACAAGAAACGGAGGTTGTCTCATCTGATTTGACTGTTGCTTTAAATCGTACAAGTGATTATTTAAGTGGTTTTGACATTTTTTTCCACAATAATCAAACTGCTTACTTTAAAAATCGCATTTTAGCAGACTTTTCCACAGTGATAAAATCCAAGGTTAAGTTGGCAAGAAGCTCTAGTACGGCTAATTCTCTTTCATTGATGTCAAGTGTTGTGGCACAAGTAATTATTTTTATGGTTACTGGTTATCTAGTCATTAAGGGGGAAATCACTACGGGGGTTATTTTCTCAATTGCCAATCTAACCAGTTGCCTATTCAACTACACCAGAGGAGCTGCTTATAACATTGTTACCTTTAAAGCGACCTTTAAATTGCTAGAGAAATATCCTAAAAAAGTAAGTATTGAGAATCTCGATACTGTAACTAACTTTAATCAAGAATTGGTTATTCACGATTTGTGTGTCACTTTTGAAAATGGCAATAGCATCACCTATCCTAATATTACGATTAAGAAAGGAGAAAAGGTTGCTATTGTTGGCGGATCGGGCAGTGGAAAATCAACATTAATCCGAGTATTAACAGGAGAGTTGACCCGCTATGATGGTGACATTGTGATTGATAATCATCATTACAAAGATACGCTGCTAGAAAGTTTACAAACTATTTTTGCCTTGATTCCTCAAAAACCACATATTTTTAAAGAATCTTTACTTGATAATCTGACACTTGGTCGTTCTGTGGATAAAGAGCAGTTTGAAAAAACTTTATCACTGTCACATGTGGACAACTTTATTGAGGGACGTTTGAATCAAATCTACAACGATGACTTGTCTGGTGGACAAAGAGCAAGAATCTCTATTGCCCGTGAATTAATTGGTAACAAACCAATACTCATCATGGACGAGGGTGTTTCAAACCTAGACAAAACGACCGCTATTAATATTGAACGACGTCTGCTTCAGACCAAAGAACTAACAGTTATCATGATTACTCATCATCTCTATGACGAAAATAGAGCACTATTTGACCAAATTATCGAGATATAGAATCTATTTTACGAGGAAAGCTAGTAGAAAATACAGCTTTTATACCGTACAAAACAGGTACTTATTAGTAACTGTCAGATTGAAGAAAAGTCCATTTTGGATATTTTTCTTCAATCTTTTTTCTTTTTGTTAAAAAATAAAAACTCTTAGAAACGCCGTTATATCAGCATTTTTAAGAGTTTGTTCAAATCGGTAGACACACTCTAAATTTACAATATTTATACTGCTGAGAGAGTTTGCCTACGCTCTGCACTACAACTATGGTTATCAACTAGCTGACAGTACTTGGTAATTCTAAAAATAAGGTATTTCTGAACTGATAGTAATTAATATCTTTATTATTAGCACATACAAACGTATTTCTTCATATTCCAGATACTTAAGCGTTTAGACTTTTACAATAAAATAGGTTTTAATTTCTATTAGGATGCATTGTTTATCTAATGTCACTTCATAAGAGATTGTTTTGGAGATATGAAAAAGCTAACTAAGAAGATAAAGGCTGAGGTTAAAACGATACTAGAGCCTACTGCTATATTAAACGTGTAGCCTAAAAATAACCCTACAATCGAAGTAATCGCTCCAATTCCTGATGATAGGAGTACCATCACCTTAAGACTATTCACATAAAGATAGGCTGTTGCTGCGGGGGTAATCAGCATTGCTACAATTAAAATAGTCCCTACGCTCTGCATCGCTGTTACAGAAACTAAAGTTAATAGTACCATCAAAAGATAGTGAAAAAATTTGACATTCATCCCCATTGATTCCGCTAAAATTGGATCAAAAGAGGTTACTAACAATTCTTTGAAAAAAATAATAAGAAGCCCTATTACAATTCCTGAAATAACTATGGTAACCCATTTATCACTATCTTGTACGGCTAAAAGATTTCCAAATAGAATATGAAAGAGGTCTGTTGAACTATTGGCTACTCCTATCAGAATAACACCCAACGCTAGAAAAGAAGAAAACGTAATACCAATAGCTGTATCCCCTTTAATAACACTATTTTCTTTAATAAAAGTTATGATGAAAGAAGCTAACATACCGAAAATAACTGCTCCAATAAAAAAGTTAATTCCTAAAATAAAAGATATAGCTACTCCGGGTAATACTGCATGTGAGATTGCATCTCCCATCAGTGACATTGAACGTAAAATAATAAAACAGCCAATAGCTCCTGAAACAATTCCAATAACAACAGCCGTTACCAAAGCATTTTGTAAAAAATGATAGGTCATTAAATCGTTAATAAATTCCATAAATACCCTCTTATAATATAACAATCGAATCCCCATAAGCTTTTTTTAAAGCATCAGGAGTAAAAGTAGTAGCTACGTTCCCATAGCCTACCAACTTTTTATTCAAAATGACTACTTTATCAAAGTAATCCACTACCTTACTTAAATCATGATGAACAATCACAATTGTCTTTCCCTCTCTTCTTAGTGATTGCAATAAATTCATAATAATTTGTTCACTCACTAGGTCTATCCCAACAAATGGTTCATCTAGAAAAAGAATATCTTGCTCTTGAATCAAACATCGAGCAATTAACATTCGTTGAAATTGTCCTCCGGATAAAGTGGAAATAGGGTGATTACTAAATTCTTCTAACTTTACTTGCCTTAAAACATTCTCAACCTTTCCCCACTCTTTTTTGCTTAAATGTCGAAAAAGTCCAACTCGTTGATAAGTACCAAGGGATACGCACTCCTTAACAGTAATAGGAAAATGATAGTCAACATGACTTTTTTGCTCAACATAAGCCACTTTCCCACGTAAACTATTAACTCTTTCGTGTGAAATAGTAATCATTCCTGTACAAGAAACCAACCCTAATAGTGCCTTCATAAAAGTTGATTTCCCTGCACCATTTGGTCCAATAACACCAATAATATTTCCTTCTTCTAAAGTAATTGACACATTAGCTAAGGCTTGATAATCATTATTATAAATAACATTTAATCCTTGTATCTCTATCATTTATTTCCTTTCATAGTTTCACCAACTTTATCATACATATCATCACTGAGATAATCCTTCGGCTATTTTATCTAAATTCCACTTCATCATACTATAATAGCTGTCCCCTTCTTCACCTTTATTAGCAATAGAATCCGTAAAAATTTTTGAATAGATACTAATTCCTGTTTCTTTAGAAATTGTTTTCATTGGACGGTCATCAACACTTGACTCCACAAATAATGCTGACGGCGTTGGTCCCTCTTTTAATTTCCTAACTAAGCTAGTAGTCTGCTCAGGTGTTCCTTCTTCCTCAGTATTAATTTCCCAAATATAGGCTGATGGCACGCCATACGCTTTAGAAAAATATTTAAAACATCCTTCACTTGTAACAATTAATTTTTTATTTTCTGGGATTTTTGAAAATTTTTGCTTAGCTTCCTGATCTAATTTATCAAGTTTATTAATATAGCTAGTAAGATTTTTGGTATAAAATTCTTTATTTTTAGGATCTTTAGCTATCAACTGTTTCGCAATATTTTTTGCATAAATAATACCGTTTTCTAAGTTTAACCATGCATGTGGATCTTCTTTTCCTAAGTCATTCTTTCCCTCAAGATATATGACATCAATACCATCGCTTACCGCAAAATAGTCTTTATTAGCCTCTTTATGAGCATTTTTAACTAATTTGGTGAACCATGCATTTCCACCAGTCTCTAAATTGATACCGTTATAAAAAATAATATCTGAATTTGTTGTTTTTTTAACATCTTCAGGAAGTGGCTCATATTCATGTGGATCCTGACCGATAGGAACAATACTGTGTAGGTTTATTTTATCCTTACCAATGTTTTGAGTAATATCAGCTAATATAGAATTAGTCACAACAACATTTAACTTACTCTTTTCTGATGTCTTTGTAGTAGCACATGCTCCCAAAATACATATTATTAGTAATAAACATATGAGTGATGTTATCTTTTTCATTATAGAACTCCCCTTAAAATATTTATATTCACAAAAATTAAGTGTGCTTAATTTTATATTTAATATAACTTAATTAAATTACGGTGTCAAGTATTATTTAAAAATAAGTTGATCAAAATTTAGAGCTTAAAAAAATGACTAGAACTTTCTAGTCATTTTTCAACTCACTACAGATAGCTTACATGGTTCTTATATCATCTAAAAAATATTCAATCTTGCCAAAGAACAAGGATGAATATTTTTCCAGAAGTTGTTGAATTAATGTAAAAATTGGATGAGGATTCCTCCTAAAATGAGGACAATTGCACCACCTAGACGATTTGCCATTTGGGCAAAGGCAATCATTTCCATGCGGTCCGCCGCAGAAAGCACAGCGATATTTCCTGTACCGCCCATGGAATTGTTAATCATCCCAGCACCGATAGCTGTTTCGACTGGATACATACCGAGAACTTGTCCCAAAATCCAGCTAGCAAGTCCCATTGACACAACAGATGTTAAACTGATAAGGACAAATTGCCATGTCATGGCTTGCGCTAAGGAACTCAAATCGATCATTGAAAGCCCGATACCTGCCAAAACAGCGTGTGTCAAGTTAGTCATAATCACACGATTAAACATGACCACTGCTTCTTCTAATGGTTTTGGTACAATATCAAGCGCTTTGAGAACGAAGACAATAATAATCATAAAGGCATAGCTATGCACTTTTGGAATAAAGGCATTTAAGATAACGCCGATAAGGAAAAGGGCAAAGGCAAGCATCATTCCGACACCGATTTTTGTAGGGTCAAGCGGAGCTTCAGATTTTTTCAAATCGTCTTTATCAACAGGAATGAGCACACCATTCCCATTGAATTTGGTGTTAGCAAATCCACGCGCCAACACAATGGCACCGATAATGGCAAAGATATTTCCTAGCGTGGTTGCTGGGGCTAATTGTGACAAGATTGATGAGGCATCTGTGTGCAATCCAGCCGCATAGATTTTAGATAATGGCACGATTCCTGCACCCATCCCTCCTGCCATTTGGGCAAATGAAATGTACATGACAGAATGTCCAAAGCCTTGACCAAGCCAAGCTCCAACAGCACCAGTGGCAAAGAAACCGATAACCATTGATAAAAGAGCGACAGGAATGAATTTAGCAGAGGCTTTCACCAAAAGTTTGCGGTTCATTCCTAGAATTGAGCCACAAATAAGCGCTGCAATATAAAAATCTAGAAAGCCCCAATCACTCATAAAACTAGAAGTGGCTGAGACAACTGATTTTGGAATCAACCCTGTTGAAGCTAAGATTGCGGCTAACAGCAAGGTAAAGACTGACCCACCACCAAGGTAAGTATTCCAAAATGGTAATCGTTCACCAAGGAAGTAGAAAAAATGTCCTAAAACGACCAACATGAAAGTAATTCCAACCATGTTAAGCGGTAGTTTCCCCATTGCAATAACAACAGCTAAAATAATAACCAGAGCCGTATAAAGCGGAAGAGAAAGCCCCGCGATTTTGATATTAGATAACTTTTTCATACGAATGGTTATCCTCCTAAACTAATATTTTGGATACCATTTAAGCTCGCGAACAGCTTTAGCCATGTCTTTTTCTTCAGCTTGAGCTAAGCCTTGTTCTTGAGCTTTTTTAGCAACAGCTTCCGCAACTTTGATTGACACTTCAGCAACGTATTGGAATGGAGGAAGAACAGGTGCTCCTGGTTGACCTGGATCTACAAGACCACTAAGTGAGTGAGCTGCAGCACCAATCATTTCATCTGTAAGAAGTGATGCTTCAGAAGCCAACATACCAAGACCAAGACCTGGGTAGATTAGGGCGTTGTTTGCTTGACCAATTTGGTAATCAACACCTTTGTAGCTTACTGTACCTGAAGGCACACCAGTCGCAACGAAGGCTTTACCGTCTGACCATTCGATAACTTGTTTGGCAGTTGCTTCTAATTTCTTAGTTGGGTTAGAAATTGGGAAGATAACTGGGCGTTCAGTGTTTTCGCACATTGCTTCAACGACTTCTTTAGTGAAAGCACCAGCATCTGTTGATGTTCCCACCAATATTGTTGGTTTAACAGCTTTGATAACGTCAAGAAGTTTAGTCATATCACCGCAATTTGCAAAATCTTCACGTTTTTTAGCAAATGGTTTTTGGGCAGGTGTCAAATCTTCCATATCGTCAAAAAGGAGACCTTGTTTGTCAATCATGAAGAAATGTTTGTAAGCTTCTTCTGATGAAAGTCCTTCTGAAACCATTTCAGCGTGAACACGGTCAGCAATACCAGCACCAGCAGAACCACCACCGTAGCAAAGGTAAACTTGGTCAGTTAATTTTTCACCTGTGATGTCCATAGCACCAAAGATACCGCCAAGAACAACGATACCAGTTCCTTGAATGTCATCGTTAAATGTTGGAATTTCTTTTTTGTATTTGTTAAGAATGTTGGCAGCATTTGAACGACCGAAGTCTTCCCAGTGAAGGTACAATTTAGGGAACATATTTTCAGCAGTTTGAACGAATTTGTCGATAAATTCATAGTATTTATCACCAGTAACACGTTCGTGACGGTTCCCAAGATACATTGGATTTTCCAAAAGTTCTTTACGGTTTGTACCAGCATCGATAACAAGTGGCATAACTGAAGCAGGGTCAATACCAGCAGCAGCTGTGTAAATCATCAATTTACCAACAGAAATATCCACACCTTGGACACCCCAGTCACCAATACCAAGAATTCCTTCGGCATCTGTCACAACGATTAAACGAATGTCACGGTCACCAGCAGCATTTTTTAGTGTTTCTTCGATGTTTTCTGGGTGATTAATATCAAGGTAAGCAGCGTATTGTGGGTCAACATACAATTCGCTATATTCTTCAATTGTTTCAGCGATAACTGGGTCATACACGATTGGGTTAAATTCAACGATGTGTTGGTTGAATAGGTAGTAGAAAAGCGTACGGTTTGTATTGAAAATTTCCATTAAGAAATGGCGTTTTTCAAGATTTGATGGTTTACGCAAGAAATGTTGATAAGCTTGTTCAGCTTGTTCTTCGATTGTTTGAACGTAAGGTGGTAAAATACCAAGCAATCCTAGTTCTTTACGTTCTTCCATGGTAAAAGCAGTACCCTTGTTTAAGAATGGGTTGTTTAAAATATCATGTCCACGCATGACGTATCCTCCTAAAGATGTATTTAAATAAGATGAAATTTCTTACGCGGGTCATTATAAACTGTTCCAGTTCTTATAGTCAAACACCTTAGTTTTAATAAATATTATTTATAATAAGTTTTAAAAGATTATGGTAAAATAAAGCAAGGAGGTCTGAATGAATTTACGAGATTTAGAATATTTTTACCAATTAGCAAAGCTAAAATCTTATACCGCTGCTGCACAGTATTTTCAAGTTAGTCAACCGACAATTACTTATGCTATTAAACGGCTCGAAAAAGAATTAGGCTGTGATTTGGTCATCAAAGACCCGTCACATCGCTCAGCAGCACTTACTTTGCAAGGTGATATTTTTCAAAGCCATGTTGAAGATGTTCTACTTCAAATAAAGACAGCGGTCAACGAGGTGCATCAGTCACTCGATCCTATGATGGCTGTTGGATTGCCACCGATTATCTGCAATTATTTGCTGACGGAACTCCTTCACAAAAATGAAAGTATCGCCCCATTTTCACAAGTTAAGGCTGTGCGTGGTGGCTCTAATAGTTTAATGATGAAATTGCTAGATGGAGAATTGGATTTCAGTCTGTTGGGTTCGCTAGCGCCGCTCAAAAATGACCAGTTGATTATTCATCCGCTGTTTAAAAAAGATTTTTATGTCATTCTTTCTCCAAAACACCCTTTGGCAAACCAGAAAGAACTGTCTTTTCAGGATATTCTTTACGAAAAATTTATCTTGTTAGATGAGCATAATATCCACCTAACCGCTTTTAATCAGCTCAATCATCGTTACCATGACCAAGCTTCAATTTTGTTTAAAATCGATGATGTTTCGGTGATTAAGCAAATGGTTTCGGAAAACATGGGCATTTCATTGCTGTCTGATATTGCACTAACGTCAGGTTCTGACCAATTGATCAAAGTGCCTCTGGCTGAGCAAGACCGTATCTCTTTCTACGTCAGCTACGCTCATTCACGACATGCTATCCTCTCAAAAGAAGCCAAAGATTTGATCCGCCTAATTGAAAAAATTTCTTAGTAGACTTTCCTTAGCAAAATGATAATAGCTTTATAAACACTAACCCCTCCTTATAAATCCTATAAGGAGGGGTTTGATTAATTGGTTGCGTTTTGGGCGTTTAGCCAGTTGAAAATATTGTTATAAGAAACGCCGTTGACTTGGGCGTCACCACCATTGGTTGGGTTTGTCGCAACCATGCCCGTTAAACCTGACCATGTAACGACATTTATTACCCAAGAAAAGTTACTAAAATGTAATGATTTTCGATCCATAAAGCGCTCACAAGGATATTGTACTCCCAAAAGATACTATTTTCAGAAATTTTCAAATATGAAAATTCAACAACAGAAATATTAAAATTCCTTGCCGATTATGACAAGGAATTTTTTTAAGAATTTGCATTAAACTGCTGAACAGAGCCGTCGTAGCTTGCCCAAACTTTCGTTAAAAATTGGTCACTTAAGTGATAACTTGGCGTGGCTTGTTTCT
Coding sequences within:
- the rnmV gene encoding ribonuclease M5; this translates as MTEKIKIQEVLVVEGKDDTENLRRFYDVDTYETRGSAINDDDLERIEKLNDLRGVIVFTDPDYNGERIRKIIMNAIPNVKHAFLNRDEAAPKSKSKGRSLGVEHASFEDLQKALSGVLGNFDDDNQFDITRADLMRMGLLMGNDSRRRREYLGEKLRIGYSNGKQLLKRLELFGITLAEVEEAMERYEG
- a CDS encoding TatD family hydrolase yields the protein MEIFDTHTHLNADDFAGREAEELALAKEMGVTRHNVVGFDAPTIKRAIELAEKYPEIYATIGWHPTEAGSYTQEIEDMIVAHLSHPKVIGLGEIGLDYHWMEDPKDVQIEVFKRQIQLSKDHNLPFIVHTRDALEDTYAVIKEAGVGPRGGIIHSFSGSLEMAERFIELGMMISFSGVVTFKKALDVQEAAQKLPLDKILVETDAPYLAPVPKRGRENRTAYTRYVVDKIAELRGLTSEEVAKATSDNAKRLFNCD
- a CDS encoding ATP-binding cassette domain-containing protein: MLTYLWKFKKENLLLLAIIIFWVITNVMSSLSLTWMLDSLIKSRWDSFVFWSVIDILCWGGYSIFQILKDSLKEKLCQEEVNLIRNDLLDSLISHSYAGNSHHSKDEYNSWLINDMNLLKDNGFNQLYNTIESIITVLFNAFAIIYFHWLLLAVSILMTALVYFLPKIFENNIAQETEVVSSDLTVALNRTSDYLSGFDIFFHNNQTAYFKNRILADFSTVIKSKVKLARSSSTANSLSLMSSVVAQVIIFMVTGYLVIKGEITTGVIFSIANLTSCLFNYTRGAAYNIVTFKATFKLLEKYPKKVSIENLDTVTNFNQELVIHDLCVTFENGNSITYPNITIKKGEKVAIVGGSGSGKSTLIRVLTGELTRYDGDIVIDNHHYKDTLLESLQTIFALIPQKPHIFKESLLDNLTLGRSVDKEQFEKTLSLSHVDNFIEGRLNQIYNDDLSGGQRARISIARELIGNKPILIMDEGVSNLDKTTAINIERRLLQTKELTVIMITHHLYDENRALFDQIIEI
- a CDS encoding metal ABC transporter permease, with product MEFINDLMTYHFLQNALVTAVVIGIVSGAIGCFIILRSMSLMGDAISHAVLPGVAISFILGINFFIGAVIFGMLASFIITFIKENSVIKGDTAIGITFSSFLALGVILIGVANSSTDLFHILFGNLLAVQDSDKWVTIVISGIVIGLLIIFFKELLVTSFDPILAESMGMNVKFFHYLLMVLLTLVSVTAMQSVGTILIVAMLITPAATAYLYVNSLKVMVLLSSGIGAITSIVGLFLGYTFNIAVGSSIVLTSAFIFLVSFFISPKQSLMK
- a CDS encoding metal ABC transporter ATP-binding protein — encoded protein: MIEIQGLNVIYNNDYQALANVSITLEEGNIIGVIGPNGAGKSTFMKALLGLVSCTGMITISHERVNSLRGKVAYVEQKSHVDYHFPITVKECVSLGTYQRVGLFRHLSKKEWGKVENVLRQVKLEEFSNHPISTLSGGQFQRMLIARCLIQEQDILFLDEPFVGIDLVSEQIIMNLLQSLRREGKTIVIVHHDLSKVVDYFDKVVILNKKLVGYGNVATTFTPDALKKAYGDSIVIL
- a CDS encoding metal ABC transporter substrate-binding protein; amino-acid sequence: MKKITSLICLLLIICILGACATTKTSEKSKLNVVVTNSILADITQNIGKDKINLHSIVPIGQDPHEYEPLPEDVKKTTNSDIIFYNGINLETGGNAWFTKLVKNAHKEANKDYFAVSDGIDVIYLEGKNDLGKEDPHAWLNLENGIIYAKNIAKQLIAKDPKNKEFYTKNLTSYINKLDKLDQEAKQKFSKIPENKKLIVTSEGCFKYFSKAYGVPSAYIWEINTEEEGTPEQTTSLVRKLKEGPTPSALFVESSVDDRPMKTISKETGISIYSKIFTDSIANKGEEGDSYYSMMKWNLDKIAEGLSQ
- a CDS encoding 2-hydroxycarboxylate transporter family protein codes for the protein MKKLSNIKIAGLSLPLYTALVIILAVVIAMGKLPLNMVGITFMLVVLGHFFYFLGERLPFWNTYLGGGSVFTLLLAAILASTGLIPKSVVSATSSFMSDWGFLDFYIAALICGSILGMNRKLLVKASAKFIPVALLSMVIGFFATGAVGAWLGQGFGHSVMYISFAQMAGGMGAGIVPLSKIYAAGLHTDASSILSQLAPATTLGNIFAIIGAIVLARGFANTKFNGNGVLIPVDKDDLKKSEAPLDPTKIGVGMMLAFALFLIGVILNAFIPKVHSYAFMIIIVFVLKALDIVPKPLEEAVVMFNRVIMTNLTHAVLAGIGLSMIDLSSLAQAMTWQFVLISLTSVVSMGLASWILGQVLGMYPVETAIGAGMINNSMGGTGNIAVLSAADRMEMIAFAQMANRLGGAIVLILGGILIQFLH
- a CDS encoding malolactic enzyme: MRGHDILNNPFLNKGTAFTMEERKELGLLGILPPYVQTIEEQAEQAYQHFLRKPSNLEKRHFLMEIFNTNRTLFYYLFNQHIVEFNPIVYDPVIAETIEEYSELYVDPQYAAYLDINHPENIEETLKNAAGDRDIRLIVVTDAEGILGIGDWGVQGVDISVGKLMIYTAAAGIDPASVMPLVIDAGTNRKELLENPMYLGNRHERVTGDKYYEFIDKFVQTAENMFPKLYLHWEDFGRSNAANILNKYKKEIPTFNDDIQGTGIVVLGGIFGAMDITGEKLTDQVYLCYGGGSAGAGIADRVHAEMVSEGLSSEEAYKHFFMIDKQGLLFDDMEDLTPAQKPFAKKREDFANCGDMTKLLDVIKAVKPTILVGTSTDAGAFTKEVVEAMCENTERPVIFPISNPTKKLEATAKQVIEWSDGKAFVATGVPSGTVSYKGVDYQIGQANNALIYPGLGLGMLASEASLLTDEMIGAAAHSLSGLVDPGQPGAPVLPPFQYVAEVSIKVAEAVAKKAQEQGLAQAEEKDMAKAVRELKWYPKY
- a CDS encoding LysR family transcriptional regulator, coding for MNLRDLEYFYQLAKLKSYTAAAQYFQVSQPTITYAIKRLEKELGCDLVIKDPSHRSAALTLQGDIFQSHVEDVLLQIKTAVNEVHQSLDPMMAVGLPPIICNYLLTELLHKNESIAPFSQVKAVRGGSNSLMMKLLDGELDFSLLGSLAPLKNDQLIIHPLFKKDFYVILSPKHPLANQKELSFQDILYEKFILLDEHNIHLTAFNQLNHRYHDQASILFKIDDVSVIKQMVSENMGISLLSDIALTSGSDQLIKVPLAEQDRISFYVSYAHSRHAILSKEAKDLIRLIEKIS